Within the Bacteroidetes bacterium SB0662_bin_6 genome, the region GCATAAGCGACGCGCTCTCGTCCAATATCCGCCTGCGGTACAATTTCCGCGAGGGGAACGACCTGTGGCTGGTCTACAACCATGGAATGAACACGGCGCGGAACCGGTTCAACCCCGCGCCGCCGTTCACGGACAACCGGACGCTGCTCGTCAAATACACCTATACGTTCCAGTTATAGGCCCTACTCCATCGGCTTGATCATGAGGTTCCGGAACCAGACCCCGGTTTCCCCATGCTTGCCCTGGATGCCGATATGGCCCTCGGTAGCCAATTCGGCCAGCGGGTTGCTCAGCCAGGGCGGAATGGAGGTCCCGTCCGGATTGGTTTCCGCAGAGTGGTATTCGCTCATGTCGATTTCGCTCACTTCCATGCCGTTGAGCGCCGTCCACAGGGAGTCGCCCCTTGCAGTCACCGTGTAGCGGTTCCATTCTCCGGCAGGCTTGATTCGCTGCTCCGACGGGGGCACATGCCCGTAGAAAGCGCCGGATTCCTGGTGGTGCCGGGCCGAATCTTTCATGGCGTAATCGTCGGCGATCTGCACCTCGATGGAATAGGGAATCCAGGCGCTGGTGTCCGTCTCGGTCGCGTGCAGGATGATCCCGCTGTTCGCGCCCGGATCGAACATGACTT harbors:
- a CDS encoding DUF1080 domain-containing protein, producing MPIRTLSLFAALVFLAAGCASDSGDADYDAAAESETPEMADPHPDTSEPGWMPLFNEDLSNAIDPGGVWAWEEGVLTSSVDQGLFTQATYNDFVLDLEVMFDPGANSGIILHATETDTSAWIPYSIEVQIADDYAMKDSARHHQESGAFYGHVPPSEQRIKPAGEWNRYTVTARGDSLWTALNGMEVSEIDMSEYHSAETNPDGTSIPPWLSNPLAELATEGHIGIQGKHGETGVWFRNLMIKPME